Proteins encoded within one genomic window of Rhododendron vialii isolate Sample 1 chromosome 1a, ASM3025357v1:
- the LOC131324691 gene encoding uncharacterized protein LOC131324691 yields the protein MVFSVRGKLWFEGIKGKWYNYVVALNNCVMGLVASLFNYVENRECDKDDGATAGGNGHIKRVMQPAVQAAIHPYQVIMNLGALREVILMRMMQSRGARDQRIFKNFNGE from the exons ATGGTTTTCTCCGTGAGGGGAAAACTCTGGTTTGAGGGTATAAAGGGCAAATGGTACAACTATGTCGTGGCACTAAACAACTGTGTCATGGGATTAGTGGCATCCttatttaattatgttgaaaatcgagagtGTGACAAGGATGATGGCGCCACGGCCGGTGGCAATGGTCATATAAAAAGGGTCATGCAACCAGCAGTTCAAGCCGCAATTCATCCTTATCAAGTG ATTATGAATCTAGGAGCTCTTCGGGAAGTGATTTTGATGCGGATGATGCAAAGTCGAGGGGCGAGAGAccaaagaattttcaaaaacttcaatGGGGAGTGA